Genomic window (Danio rerio strain Tuebingen ecotype United States chromosome 24, GRCz12tu, whole genome shotgun sequence):
ATTTCTTCATCTGATTCATTCCAATGCCTTTCTAATTAActtgatttaattaatattacctTTCACACTGTGATTGAGCACTCTGTGTGGGAAAAAAAAACGGCTCAGTTAGGAGATGAAACCACGAGCGAACGGGAAACCAAAATGTAACTAATAAATATCCCCTGAGCTGATTAATGACAGTACTTCAAGACAAATTAATATGGAGATCTGGAATATATTACAATACGCTGCAAATTAGAGCATGGCTCATTATGTCAagcttaaatatttaaacacGCACTAATGTACAGTATGTTGTAATGCACGTGTTACAGTACCGTTTCTAAATCTGGGAAAACACTGCCACCAGACAGAGGACAACATTCACATATGATttaaaatagatagataaatgagcactcgggtgaggcagtggcgcagtaggtagtgctgtcacctcacagcaagaaggtcgctgagtcgctttttcgaacctcggctcagttggcgtttctgtgtagagtttgcatgttctccctgccctccgggtgctccggtttcccccacagtccaaagacatgcggtacaggtgaattgggtaggctaaattgtccgtagtgtgtgtgtgtgactgtgtgtgtggatctctccaagagatgggttgtggctggaagggcatccgctgcataaaacatatgccagaatagttggcgattcattccgttgtggtgagctttgataaataagggactcatCTAAAGGAAAATcaataaatgagttaataattTAGTGCAAATGATTAGCAATATATGCagaataaatactgtacatatatatgcgtacattcattcattctttcattttatttgcagcttagtacctttattaatctggggtcgccactgcggagtgaaccgccaacttatccagcatatgttttacgcagcggatgctcttccatacactctcattcacactcatacactacagacaatttagcatacccaattcccctatagcgcatgtgtttggactgtgggggaaaccggagcacccggtggaaacccacgcaaacatatggagaacatgcaaactccacacagaaatgccaaccgacccagctgaggctggaaccagtggccttcttgctgtgaggcgattgtgctacacactgcgccatAATTCAGACATTTTATGCATAATTAATATTTGTCAGGTTGGACTTGTTGACCTCAtaaatctgacattttttttcatgGTTGTTTTTGGTAGATTGGACTTCACTGTGACATTTTAGCtcataatttaaatgttgacttttATGAATGTGATTTTGTCATAATTAGCACTTTGTCCTATCATTTACCTCTTTAGATCCTGATTTTAATGATCTAATtttcataataatatttgtaaaaactatCACTTTAACTTCCATAATTATGTCTCTCTTTGTCATCATTTcagcttcttttttatttaattttgaaaacTTTTTGGCTTCATATTCGTATAATGTCATGTATGAGCACTTGTGCGCTTATGgggatgtgtgcgtgtgtatgtgtgtgagagagagagagtgtgtgtgtgtgtgtttgtgcatttatgtgtgagcgcatgtgtgtgtgtgtgcttgcatttgtgtttgtgagcatgctcttgtgtgtgtgtgtgtgtgtgtgtgtgtgtgtgtgtgtgtgtgcgtgtgtgtgtgtgtgtgtgtgtgtgtgcttacgcTTTGTCCTCGGTTCCTTTGTGGGCTTTTGGTTTCTTTCCTGGTTTCTGCTTTTTAATTGGAGGGTTCCATTCCTgcatcagaacacacacacacacacacgcacacacacacacacacaaaagatttCAGAAGACAAAACACTATTTTTcaactaataactaataaaataataagccaGAATCAGTCTTTATGGGGACATCTCATAGACATTGTGATGttcatactgtacagactgtatattctctcCCCTCTATCAACCCTTCCCCTTAACCAAACTCTCAGAGCAAACAATCTGCAGTTTTGCATTAATTTTTCTTGGCTTAGTCTCTAGttcagagatcgccacagcagaatgaaccgccaactattccagcatgttttacgcagcggatgcccttccagctgcaacttagttctgggaaacacccataccctctcattcacacacccacttatacactacggccaattgagtttattcaattcccctatagcgcatgtgtttggactgtggggggaaccggaaaacctggaagaaacccacgccaacgcaaggagaacatgcaaactccacacagaaatgccaactgacccagttgagactCGAACAAGTGCCATTCTTGCTGTaaagccacagtgctaaccactgagccaccatgccaccccttgcagttttacatttagaaaaataATGAGTTCTGTGTGATTTATCCTCATGGGGAGCAAAAATATGTATCCACAATGTCAAAATGTGCTGTTAGTGCTATAAGATTAGAAATTCAAGGCACACACACCTCTATTTTAGGCCAGTCGGTAGGCATCCCGGGCCCATGGTTGTTCTTCCACCAGCGGAGATCTTCAGCTTCAGAGATGGACATGAGTGTGTGATGGAGCTCACTGTAGACTGCCTttatactgaaacacacacataaaacacacttTCTGACACCACAGCAAGCATCCCTCTTCAGTGCTTATAGCATGACTTTCTTTACATTTACACTCGTATTCGAAACCATTTTGAAATGAGACATGAAAGTAATGTACATCAATGAAGTTTGTAACTAATTActgcaattaaatatttattgtgaACTGAAAAAGTAAAGCATCACTATTTATTTAGAGGTAGCTTGATTATAGttaatattaaagttttttaTGGTGCTTTCATACATGTAGATCTATTGTTTTATTCTAAAACAGGGGTTAAAATCGTTGGATCGTATTGCTTTTTCCATACAATCaatctgctccagagtttgtttcagtcTAGCGTGGAATGAGGTGGTCTGAGACCAATTGTTTTGACACGGATCAGAAATCGATTGCTGGATTCAGGATTCAtgaactcactcttgatcacgtttaaagatgattgatgatcctagcaaactgaacagacctttataacacttttattcccggttgctttgtgatcgtcctgtcttgttgatatgattaggggccctatcatacacacggCGCAGTGTGGAGCAAGACGCagtgcagtagtcttttggtagtttcagcttggcgcaagagttgttttgaggcgttgcgctgcgctgtttaaatagcaaatgcattagcgctcatttgtgcgcccataggcgttctggtctaaaaaggaaggcgttctgaggcggaccgctggcgcgttgctattttgagaaactataatagatttttcattagaccaaaactaacccggtctaaactccagcgcagagttgcgcctcgcttacgcactgcttaatacacacaagagagcaataggcaaatatcttaacatatgaaaaaatgtaaatattaaggatatatataggatataataagaatagatataggatattaatataaaggattaaaatattacaaaacatattattttctagcctacataaatatgaaaaatcactgcttttatgtcttcttcatctcgggaggctttttcagttcattcataacaatttgcttttgtataatgttattattattagcagtattatttaatatatccatatttatatttgtttgattaaaaacaagcttagatttgtccacctgcaggttttagaccatatggggcatggcaggtgtatttggaaataactcagtattttgaccacacttggtcattattattcatttattcgtttgctggaaattagaactgaatttagaaatagttttgaaacaaatctttgtgcttaacaaacgaaatgaattatttataggctaattgatgtctgtgcgtaaaggtttccctatccaagagtgaaagtgaaagtgatccattatctctcattcttgagcagtagatgctctgtttaacagttttctgttaaaaaactgttaactgtgaactgtttgcttgtgaaatgctaaatTTTTCCAcctagacttactttgcgtcctgtaaatagcgaatgcgctcttggcgcaccgcagttggctcttaaagggaataagagatgagactctaattggtttattctcaaaacacacctacaactcattaagaaaataaactcaagccttttagcccatgcgccttggcgcaaagcaggttttcccatccgtaaattagcaaaaatgcgttctgacacgccctgaaagcgtttgcgccctgcgttttgctctctgcgcatggaccgtcaaaatagagccctatatgccttactacagagacatgttaatgcccgcctgtcaatcaatattggtgggcaggTAGACCGCTCTCCTACgccaagttgcggtcggtctaaaaaccgctccaattgcgccaccgtttttatgttgttaaatttaaaaaaaaggactgtgtgtgtttatatcatcccaatatgacggtctatacactaaacctacacacgtctgtccaaacagctttaaaagtagatttttcaccataggtgtcTTTAAAAAAACTCAGGACAACACTGGAGATGACTGAGTTTGTTTAGAAACTGTGCTTATTGTTGTAGAGTGACTTGTTTATGCTCAAACAGTAATATTACCCACTTCAGAAAGctgaaagtagggctgcacaatatatcgtttcatcaTCGATATCGCAACGAGATCATTCGGAATAGTCATATTGTGATGTTGTATGTTCATTTCGCaggtgttttttgaggcctgtgacagtgtgagggttttaaaagcattcagactTAAGAAACTGAACCGTTTGTAACTCTGAcaaactaaaaaaattataaaatttatttaattgtttataaaaacGAAGATGTGGCAAGGGGgcatggccgagagccgtgggaacggagtgaggccaccgcgtaagtggatacacctgcggtgcgcacctgcctcgaatcccacggaaggagctctggactataaaaggaggaacgatggcagaggaagccgagagaggaccgggcccggacatattttacttttgctttcagtttgacggcagtctccgtgagaaaatcattttaaaactgcgtcggttctccgcctcctccttcccggcggccaaagggccgggaaccttattacagtggtgccgaagcccgggagaaggagggacgcgttgtccagatgccctcgccgatgagagagggggcgagtgtttgagagttaacccgagtgggcgagaaacccgttcgtctgcccagagtgaggctgaggctggcgaggaaaggatctgcctgctgccgtctcccagcatggggaggagcaggggacgcggggctcaccaccggaagggaaagcgctgaagggagccatcccacagaacccgggggagtcgccacgatccgccatgatgccagagcctgcatccatccacAGAATcgggagcggagcaggagaccagagatgccgccagccagccaggagaaccgccgccggacaACAGAATacggacgggtggatagattcctccacagagctcccagcacgtcgtcgcatctctcagctggtggaggaccgagtggcagcgtgtctggagaaccgaaccccaattttatttatttatttttttcctctttcccctttctcggtctactctgtctttcctcctttttttcctTCTCCTTTTCTCTCGGCCCGTCTCATAGGTCTCGTGGGTGCTGTGGCGCTTATTACAGAAGTGAACCTTATTACAGAAGACTATGCAGTTTTATTTtccatttgattgttcaattacTGGATATCTGAATCCAGTTCAACTCCTCAGAAAACAATCAAacgctgtttatttcatttatatctttttctttattgattttatcCATGCTTGTAGgttgtttcttatattttatgcattagCACTCccctacagcagtggttctcaaagtgggggtcaggacccccAAGGGGTCgaggggcaatgaaggggggtcgcctggtgatttccaaaaatctatttatttttattaaaccataagaattaacatattttatccataactatactgaaaataaaaatagtcgtttatagttactatatactatatagttactatagtagcttatagttactagttctattggattgcgacccctggggtaattacattatattaaaggcagcaatagcgtcagatgcattttgattttataacatcaggttatactttctggcacatttaaagcactgacacaaatttaattggtgtgtctgcgtcattgcatgcaaggtttctgtatttataaccacctcagaggatattgggggtcgcgagtcactggcattgttattttgggggtcgcgggctgaaaagtttgggaacccctgccctacagaatcatcccaatcaatgttTGCAATTAGTTATGCAACTGATCTAGTGAAATTGAGTTcatattgctatatatatatcccagaatactgcaatgttagatttttccagtatcgtgcagccctagctaAAAGCATAACAGAGCGATTGAAACCTCTCGTTGTTGGTAATGTCGAGGTGTCTGTGAATGGACAGGAAGGCCTGCTTCAGGAAGCTGATCCTCTTCCTTTCCTCCTCCTGCGATTGGTCGAACACAGACTCCATTTCCTCCATGTATCTCGGTGCAAAGCCAGAGACGTCCTCTAGAACCTTCTCATAGCGATCACGTGCCTGGGAAAACACCCAcatccttcagctcagtcccttagttaccaggtgtcgccacagcagaacaaaccaccaactattccagcaaaagTTTCACGCAGCGGCTGTCCTTttagctacaacccagtactgggaaacacccatacacacacactcatgcactacggctaATTTTGTTTACAAATTCCCCTAAAGCGTACACATGGAAAAGATTAGGTATGAGATTGCAGGTAAaccaaagacattttaaaaaatttggaAGCcaatttttgattgtctacagactGACCATTGAAAACTGAGTGGGGGGGAAGATTCTGAATCATAGCAATGTGAACAAAATACTAATTCTCAATAATTGTCATCATTCTGATtaaattgaaactattatgtttccaATTGTGCCCACCATCTTAACGAtctgttgtttaaatgtgtttcaactatttttatctctattacaaaatgttggtgttttagcttaaagggcacctaggttaccccttttttcagatttaatataagtcttttgcgtctctagaatgtgtatataaagtttcagatccaaacacccatcagatctttcattataccttttacaagatgctgttttatactgatttccagcagggggtggttttgtcgtactgcgcctttaagacgagtctttcccgcctactgcttctacatgcctcctccctcagctgcgtcagacaacagacagacttaaaggaagaagatctcacgtagcgtttgtgagatactacggtaagaactaacctttactaatcagtattgtgaagttgcattgatgagtcacacacaatatcgttacaaagtaaacacacacacacacacagatacacacgcacaccgcagatgacacacacacacacaggcaggcaggcaggcaggcagacagagcgcgctgagcttagttaaggctaacctcaagtactgtgtggatatctgttatgctaatgtacaaaataaacctgatttaacttccacaaaccgggattgaagcgtcttcttttataattgttctgacacgcggctgtgctgatgaagtaaagctgaagtaaaacgctgtaattaattacacacatactctgttttaaaacactttagacatgtgaaacttactcttaatcacatttgatgatgattgctgatcctagcgaacagaacagagcttttattcccggttgctttgcgtatgtctgcctggtcttgttgacatacaggtgactaccggaacatgttaatgcgcgcagctgtcaatcaattcggtgggcggagggatcgcacacctacttaatggtgcgatcgatttgaaaacagctccaattggccgaccctttttttgtagttaaattgaaaaaaaaggactgggtgtgttcatatcaccccagtatgactatggtctatacactataccaacacacagatctgtccaaacagcttgaaaagtagatttttttaccataggtgccctttaatttgtaaatattctcTTTTAACATCTATATGACCATGtctattttagtactttttaaatatgtttgattgattgtataatttttgtattgtttttttctaggTTGTTCAGGGACagcagatgaaaaatagccttcgggctaattctggtgcattggcagaaatgctaattaatgtacactgtcattgccaaataaacaaataaataaataaataaaattaggtaTGTATAGGTATTCAATtatccaattttttttaaatctcttttcctttttttatatttttttttcctcttctctTTGTTATCTGTATTGATTTGTACGCATATGTATACAAGCTCTATATATAATGTACATACGCAGATATTTGACTGGATTTGTGGATATGTGCAGGTGTAGATTTCTCATGGAGGAATATGATTAAGTATCTGTACAGTTGTGGATGTACATGTGCATATGTAAtgtgatgtattttttatttaatggcatgtcagcaaccaaggctattttcatggcaggaatctttcaatttaaaaatcaacaaacaaaataaaacataaattaaataagattttttgtgttaatacatgataaaaattctaaaatcttttctgatttcactttgttaaaaatgtccttcaaagagttcatttcataaaaaagtctgtgttttatagtaagaggagttttgcagcacaaacactgagtagggttttcaccttggagcaaaaaaaCATGTGTTCTTCTCCTATGCCCAATatgacatctggtaaaaactacttgatcaaatcgattgttaaaatgtcttaaaattctgtgtgaaattttaggttggatttcatgtaatttattgttttctaatgcatcccattccttttgccacttgtttaaaatgtaagcgtttataaaaggtttcatctctgatggaggaatttggcatttgttcaCTACTTGCTTCATAGCGTCTTTACATGTGCATATGTATCTACATTTCAaatatgtttctttattattatttgctggcATGGGAGGGATTTAGggtttgttctttaaaatgtgaaaaactttaaataaatattaaaaaaataaataaaaaaattcccctaaagcgcatgcgttgggactgtgggggaaaccggagcacccggaggaaaactcatgccaacacagagagaaaataCAAGCtggagctcaaaccagcgacgttcttgctgtgaggcgacggtgctaaccactgatccaccatGCCTCCATACTTTTGATAAAAAATGTATACTAATTGTGAAGGATTCAGATTTAAAATAATTCCCTATTATAAAAAAGTCTCTCAAGATACAAACTGTTGTCTGATGACACTAAAACTAGGGCTAATAACTAGATTATTTACATTAGGTGTagtacatgagtgtgtgtgtgtgtgaatggggaagtgtatgggtgtttcctagtactgggtttcagctggacgggcatccgctgtctacatctttttttttttcatggagaTATCCGTCACAATACTAAAAACGAGACTGTTGCAACTTTCCATTTCATGCCTAAATACTGCAAATAAAAGTAAGACAAACCTTGGTGCGTTCCTGCGTGGCTTTCTCTCTGGTCTGCTGGATTTTGGACAGTTTGCTCTCGCTCAGGTCGGCCTTGAGTTTGGCTTGATTCTCTTTTTCCTGAGCGCTCTGCTCTCTCTGACATGACTTATGATACACCGCACGAGCCTTTTCCAGCTAATGGAGACACAGAGATTTATTATTAGCATCATGTAGTGCTTTTCAAATTATATCCAGTTCTCTGTTCTGCCATTAACTGCAATGGAAATACTCTATTTTATCTTCACTCTTCAAACAGGTGCATCAGAAGAGCAACAGCCAGGAAAACAAGAATAATCTAGTTTTTTTTGGAATAAAAGGTGACTTATAGGACAGgggtggactgggacaaaaattcagccctggcactgtagccacatcagcccacattaccacactgacacagccccacccacgaacacacacattcactatttattttggtgtacagatggtgaaataatatgacattcttgccagattttgattacatccaggtaacctcggattgggtcggcccatcttgaaatcaggcgactgattgggccaaatgcttaacatttattactattattattattattattattattattattattattattattattattattattattatcataatatcacatctagcaagagataaaagttGCCTGcacgtaaaaacaatacatacattatatatatatatatatatatatatatatatatatatatatatatatatatatataaaatatatttaaaaattggtccggcccttctggcatttgccagaattgccagatggccagtccacccctgTTATAGGACCAAATCAAGCTCTACTTTTTATCAGATTGGTCAATTCATATTTTATCCTATAAACCTTAAAATTGGATGCATTTAAGTGTATtgtagatatgaataaaactgaatttaaaatatagataagCATAAATCTGCATATATTGACATTTGTAAGTACAGTATAaatacaaaatgattagccctcatgataataaaaataatacatattttaattatttttcaaatatttctcaaatgatgtttaacaaagatattttttaaaacaattgttttatttactaatttcttatagtattcagcttaaagtgcaattcaaaggcttaactaggttaatttgttTAACTATGATAATTAGGCAGGTCATAGAACATGAGggatttgttctgtagccaattgaaaaaaaataaaaaataataataatatatatatatatatatatatatatatatatatatatatatatatatatatatatatatatatatatatatatattctaaatattatattgtgtatatatacatacacactacaagacaaaagtcttgtcgttgatcccagttgtaagagcagcaaataataacttgacttctagttaatcatttggaaaagaggcagaaggtagatttttttctccaatcatcacaaatactgtagaagacctaGTGGAACCTGCATGGAGCCAACATTCTtaaagaaatcagtcaaatttggtgaggggaaaagtcatggtttggggatacattcagtatgggggcgtgcgagagatctgcagagtggataatcagcatcaacagcctgaggtatcaagacatctgtgctgcccattacattacaaaccacaggagagggcaaattctccagcaggatagcgctcattctcatacttcagcctccacatcaaagctcctgaaagcagagaaggtgaagatgttccaggattggccaacccagttgCCAGACATAAactttattgagcatgtctggcgtAGGATGAATGAGGAGGAATTGAAGATGATTTCAAAgactgcaggaacgctttctttcccattccagttgactttattaatcagtgatttgagtcatgtcagagatgtatggatgcagtcctccaagctcatgatggagtcagacacaatattcattctgtctccactgcagcaggactttatattctatactggacattatttctgttcagtgacaagacttttgtctaagcaaagtcagaccttactgtcctaattaaatcattcaaaatcaagccatgatcatattttattttggtcaaattagcgtcatctagaagcctttgcctttccTATAAGCCACTTCCGATACTtctaaagtcaagttattatttgtagaGTAGTGCAGGTAGTGTATAGATTTTACATCATATCTTAAAAattatctaaatatatttttacattcttttttttattccaacCAAACTAAAAGATACAAGGCTTTCTcctgaaaaaaattatacaagaggaaatactttgaaaatgtttttggtcTTTTAAACATCGCTTGAGAAATATTAGGGGGGAA
Coding sequences:
- the zgc:91999 gene encoding uncharacterized protein isoform X2 is translated as MADPPTGPPEDINKTSFWMPINYVRTVQRTSESYQACKDIIACMKDRAHVERQYARQLTEWSDKWKSITETRPLYGSLLRAWQCFFSSTERLSALHTSISQSLVSEDGERIHSWQKETFPKKMFCGFRESYDLETAFSRAQKPWVKRLKKLEKARAVYHKSCQREQSAQEKENQAKLKADLSESKLSKIQQTREKATQERTKARDRYEKVLEDVSGFAPRYMEEMESVFDQSQEEERKRISFLKQAFLSIHRHLDITNNESIKAVYSELHHTLMSISEAEDLRWWKNNHGPGMPTDWPKIEEWNPPIKKQKPGKKPKAHKGTEDKA